In Arthrobacter citreus, a genomic segment contains:
- the pelF gene encoding GT4 family glycosyltransferase PelF, which yields MALITEGTYPIVTGGVSTWCDQLLNGLPDHTFDVVALTGSGVGKAVWDMPPNVRAVRMIPVWGPVASPLRPGPRRRAWIDSTQDALAELWDAALGPDDARPVERTTGALKQLTGISDRIGLAHSLAARGSVAPILSAWARHCLAPGEAPMSVADAVMAAGIVDRALALIDHQLGEVDVIHASSNGPSSLLALAHSWRNGTPILLTEHGVYLRERYLALHGANLSWPVRRTVTAFLRRLCQVVHVHAHLVLPVNQFNARWERRLGALPVRIQTISNGVDPAKFPPVTSEPAVPTISFVGRIDPLKDLETLLSAFALVRERVPAAQLRIFGPTPVENEGYKAMLVALARTLGITDAVFWEGPSKGSRPAIEAGHVVALSSVSEGLPFTVIEAMMCGRATVNTDVGGVSECLDEHQTTGLLVAARDHVAFADACVTLLCNDELRASMGAAARRRALAEFTLERCLAQYREAYAAAYSRRPFEPVPRHAARLTEAASAGAGTSGLELSA from the coding sequence GTGGCCCTGATTACCGAGGGAACCTACCCCATCGTCACCGGAGGGGTCAGCACCTGGTGCGACCAGCTGCTGAACGGCCTGCCCGACCACACCTTTGATGTTGTGGCATTGACCGGAAGCGGGGTCGGCAAGGCGGTCTGGGATATGCCTCCGAATGTCCGCGCTGTCCGCATGATCCCGGTATGGGGACCCGTTGCGTCTCCGCTCCGTCCCGGGCCGCGGCGCCGTGCGTGGATTGACTCCACACAGGACGCCCTCGCTGAACTTTGGGATGCCGCACTGGGTCCTGATGATGCGCGTCCCGTGGAACGGACCACCGGCGCCCTGAAGCAGCTCACCGGCATCAGCGACCGGATCGGACTTGCCCACTCACTGGCGGCCCGGGGATCCGTTGCCCCAATCCTCAGCGCGTGGGCACGCCACTGCCTGGCCCCGGGTGAGGCCCCTATGTCCGTCGCTGACGCCGTCATGGCGGCCGGAATTGTGGACCGCGCCCTGGCCCTCATCGATCATCAGCTGGGCGAGGTGGATGTCATCCATGCCTCGAGCAACGGCCCCTCCTCCCTGCTGGCGCTCGCGCATTCATGGCGGAACGGCACCCCGATCCTGCTGACGGAGCACGGGGTGTACCTCCGCGAGCGCTATCTCGCCCTGCACGGCGCAAATCTCTCCTGGCCGGTGCGGCGCACCGTGACCGCCTTCCTGCGCAGACTCTGCCAGGTTGTTCATGTGCATGCCCATCTGGTTCTCCCCGTGAATCAGTTCAATGCGCGGTGGGAACGCAGGCTGGGGGCCCTTCCGGTCAGGATCCAGACCATTTCCAACGGTGTTGATCCCGCAAAGTTTCCGCCCGTCACCAGCGAACCCGCGGTTCCGACCATCAGTTTTGTGGGACGGATTGATCCGCTCAAGGATCTGGAGACTCTTCTCTCTGCCTTCGCCCTGGTTCGGGAGCGGGTGCCGGCCGCCCAGTTGCGCATCTTTGGTCCCACTCCGGTGGAGAACGAGGGATATAAGGCCATGCTGGTGGCTCTTGCCCGGACGCTTGGCATCACTGATGCAGTGTTTTGGGAGGGCCCCAGCAAGGGCAGCCGTCCTGCCATCGAGGCCGGACATGTGGTGGCCCTGTCCAGCGTTTCGGAGGGACTGCCCTTCACCGTGATTGAAGCCATGATGTGCGGCCGGGCCACGGTCAACACCGACGTCGGAGGTGTCTCGGAATGCCTCGACGAGCACCAGACAACGGGGCTCCTGGTCGCCGCCCGGGATCACGTGGCTTTTGCTGACGCCTGTGTCACGCTGTTGTGCAACGATGAGCTGCGGGCCTCCATGGGCGCCGCTGCAAGACGGCGGGCGCTGGCCGAATTCACCCTGGAGCGGTGCCTTGCCCAGTACCGGGAGGCATACGCCGCAGCCTATTCCCGTCGGCCCTTCGAGCCGGTGCCACGCCATGCCGCCCGTCTGACCGAAGCAGCATCCGCGGGTGCCGGCACCTCCGGGCTGGAGCTGTCAGCATGA
- a CDS encoding quinone oxidoreductase, with protein sequence MHKAIVVPASGGPEILRYEDVSLPEPGPKELLVRVAAAGVNFIDTYKRSGVYPMQYPFIPGAEAAGTVVAAGRDVATFREGARVATAEGGGTYSEYTIMEADKALPIPDGVSDEVAAALPMQGLTAHYLCNSTFPVEEGQTVLTHAGAGGVGLLLIQLLKAKGARVITTASTDAKRDLARSAGADHALAYDGFAEEVRHLTDGKGVDVVYDGVGKATFDGSLASLRRRGMLVLFGGASGQVPPFDIQRLNSSGSLYLTRPTIADYLQTPEERQWRAHELFEMVRDGTLDVRIGATYPLAEATRAQQDLEGRKTTGKVLLIPS encoded by the coding sequence ATGCATAAAGCTATTGTGGTCCCCGCATCCGGCGGGCCGGAAATCCTGCGCTACGAAGACGTCAGCCTGCCCGAGCCCGGGCCCAAGGAACTGCTGGTGCGGGTGGCGGCGGCCGGGGTGAACTTCATCGACACCTATAAGCGCAGCGGGGTCTACCCCATGCAGTATCCGTTCATTCCCGGCGCTGAAGCGGCGGGAACCGTGGTGGCTGCGGGCCGTGATGTGGCAACCTTCCGTGAGGGCGCACGCGTGGCCACCGCCGAGGGCGGCGGCACGTACTCGGAGTACACCATCATGGAGGCGGACAAGGCGCTGCCCATTCCCGACGGCGTCAGCGACGAAGTGGCCGCCGCGCTGCCCATGCAGGGTTTGACGGCACATTACCTGTGCAACTCCACCTTTCCCGTGGAAGAGGGCCAAACGGTCCTGACCCATGCCGGCGCCGGCGGCGTCGGGCTGCTGCTGATCCAGCTGCTGAAGGCCAAGGGCGCCCGGGTCATTACCACCGCGTCCACCGACGCGAAGCGGGACCTGGCGCGCTCCGCCGGCGCGGACCATGCCCTGGCGTACGACGGCTTTGCCGAGGAGGTCCGCCACCTGACCGATGGAAAGGGCGTTGACGTGGTGTACGACGGCGTGGGGAAGGCGACGTTCGACGGTTCCCTGGCCAGCCTGCGCAGGCGGGGCATGCTGGTGCTCTTCGGGGGCGCCTCCGGACAGGTCCCTCCGTTCGACATTCAGCGGCTGAACTCCTCCGGCTCCCTTTACCTGACCCGGCCCACTATTGCCGATTACCTGCAGACTCCCGAGGAACGCCAGTGGCGCGCGCACGAGCTGTTCGAGATGGTGCGGGACGGAACCTTGGACGTACGCATCGGCGCCACCTACCCGCTGGCCGAGGCCACCCGTGCCCAGCAGGATCTTGAGGGACGCAAGACCACCGGAAAGGTGCTGCTAATCCCCTCATAA